ACTTTGCGCATCACTTGAGTTTCCTTACTTTTCGCGTGGATTGCCCCACATCGATTTTACTGCCGAAACCATCATCTTACGGCTAAGCACATAACAACTTCGGGCTTTTTGTTGGTTGTTTATACGTTTCTGGACCACCCGCAAACAACAAGCGCAGGGCAGTGCGCTTGTTGCAAACGCGTCTTCGCCCATAACCGCTGTCGACTGGCAGAGAACCAGAACGACCGCGCCAGAACATGCCGTGGATACAACGCGCCAAATCGGGCATTTAGAGACGAGATCAGGAACATTGCACCGGAAAGTTGAATCACAGGAATAGCTCAGATCACTCTTATTTCAAAAACCGTCAACAAAGCGGGATGAGAGGCACATTAATCCAGTTCCCCCCTTGCAGCGGCTGAGTCCTTGCGATAGGTAACCCGAGTTTGGCGCGGGGTGGAGCAGCCCGGTAGCTCGTCAGGCTCATAACCTGAAGGTCGTAGGTTCAAATCCTACCCCCGCAACCAAATTACACCACCAAATCAGACGCTTAAACCAAGACTTAATCAGTCGGGTTTTCGCTTGTGTATTTCACAACAACGCCACATCAGCTTTTGACGAGTTCCTCAAAGATTCGAGAATGATATGCGTCTGGCGTGGGCAAGAGCCTCGTGGCAGGGGCACGCTATAGACTTACCAAACCCTATAGGTAATCGTATAGCGTGACGACAGAGGCGCAGACCGCCTGCCGTGCATATGCGGCAGCAAACCGCGACGGGTCCGGTTCGGGAATTCCCTGAATGCTTACACTGCGCTGGGCAAACAACCGGGCAAACAAAAAGCCCCCACCTTTCGGCAGGGGCCTTCTCAATTCTTCAAAACCGTAAACGCCTGATCAGAGTCCAGTGCTCACATCAATCGTGTTACCCTCTTCGAGCGTAACATAGGCTTTTTTGACGTCTTTGCGCTTGCCCATCTGGCCCCGGAACCGTTTTGCCTTGCCTTTGGTGATCGCGGTGTTGACGGCTTTCACCTTCACACCGAAGAGGTTTTCGACCGCCTCTTTGATCTGCGGCTTCGAGCTTTCTATCGCCACTTCGAAAACAACCGCGTTGGCTTCTGAGGCCATGGTGGCTTTCTCGGTGATGATCGGCTTGCGGATCACGTCATAATGTTCTGCTTTCGCACTCATTTCAAACGAGCCTCCAATGCTTCGACGCCCGCTTTGGTGAGCACCAGAGTGTCACGCTTGAGGATGTCATAGACGTTTGCGCCCATGCTGGGCAGGATATCCAACCCTTCGATATTGCGGGCGGCCTGGGCGAACCCTTCATTGACGGCAGCTCCATCAATGATCAGCGCGCGTTTCCAGCCAAGGTTCTTCACCATCTTGGCCAGAGCCCCGGTCTTGCCATCGGATTCCGCAGAATCGATGATCACGATGGCACCTTCACGGGCCTTGGCCGAAAGCGCATGACACAGGCCAAGCTTGCGGAATTTCTTCGGCAGGTCGTGGCCGTGGCTACGCGGTGTCGGGCCTTTGTAAATCCCACCTTTGCGGAAGATCGGCGCGTTGCGGTCACCGTGGCGTGCGCCGCCGGTGCCCTTCTGGCGATAAATCTTCTTGGTGGAATACGAGGTTTCCGACCGGGTCTTCACCTTGTGCGTACCTGCCTGCGCCTTGTTGCGCTGCCAGCGCACGACCCGGTGCAGGATGTCGGCGCGCGGCTCCAGGCCGAACAGCGCCTCATCGAGCTCAACCGAGCCGGCCTTGCCGCCGTCGAGTTTGATCACATCAAGTTTCATGCTTCACCACCTTCCGCGGGCGCTTCTTCCGCCGGGGCTTCGGCCACGGGTGCCGTTGCAGCCGATTTCAGTGCGGCCGGAAACGGCACACCATCGGGCAGTTTTTTCTTCACGGCGTCTTTCACGGTGACCCAACCACCTTTCGAGCCGGGCACAGCGCCTCTGATGAACACCAAGCCACGTTCAGGATCGGTTTTCACCACTTCGAGGTTCTGCGTCGTCACACGGGCAGCGCCCATATGGCCGGCCATCTTTTTACCTTTGAACACCTTGCCCGGATCCTGACACTGACCGGTGGAACCGTGCGAACGGTGCGAAATCGACACGCCGTGCGAGGCGCGCAGCCCGCCGAAATTATGCCGTTTCATGGCACCGGCAAAGCCTTTACCAATCGAGGTGCCGGAAACGTCAACTTTCTGACCG
This is a stretch of genomic DNA from Aquicoccus sp. G2-2. It encodes these proteins:
- a CDS encoding 50S ribosomal protein L23, whose product is MSAKAEHYDVIRKPIITEKATMASEANAVVFEVAIESSKPQIKEAVENLFGVKVKAVNTAITKGKAKRFRGQMGKRKDVKKAYVTLEEGNTIDVSTGL
- the rplD gene encoding 50S ribosomal protein L4, yielding MKLDVIKLDGGKAGSVELDEALFGLEPRADILHRVVRWQRNKAQAGTHKVKTRSETSYSTKKIYRQKGTGGARHGDRNAPIFRKGGIYKGPTPRSHGHDLPKKFRKLGLCHALSAKAREGAIVIIDSAESDGKTGALAKMVKNLGWKRALIIDGAAVNEGFAQAARNIEGLDILPSMGANVYDILKRDTLVLTKAGVEALEARLK
- the rplC gene encoding 50S ribosomal protein L3; its protein translation is MRSGIIAKKVGMTRLFLEDGKQVPVTVLQLDNLQVVAQRTTDKDGYTAVQLGAGNAKVKRVSKPMRGYFAAAKVEPKRKVAEFRVSPDNLIGVGEEISAEHYIAGQKVDVSGTSIGKGFAGAMKRHNFGGLRASHGVSISHRSHGSTGQCQDPGKVFKGKKMAGHMGAARVTTQNLEVVKTDPERGLVFIRGAVPGSKGGWVTVKDAVKKKLPDGVPFPAALKSAATAPVAEAPAEEAPAEGGEA